CGTCCACCACGGAGCGGGACCGCTCGCAGCTGCGCCAGGCGCGGCGCGACGTCGAGAGCGCGGAGCAGCGGGTGGCCCGGGCCGAGGCGCGCGTCGCCGAGCTGACGACGGCGATGGAGGACCCGGCGCTCTACACGCAGCCGGACGGCGTGGCGCGCGCGGCCGAGCTGGGACGGCAGCTGGAGGCGGCGCGCGCCACGCTGGACGAGGCGCTGGCCGAGTGGACGCGTGCCGAGGAGCGCGTGGAGGCGCTGGTGGCGGCGTCCGCGTAGCGCTTCATTCCTCGCATGCTCCTCATCTGGATCGGCTTCGTCGCGTTC
The window above is part of the Longimicrobium sp. genome. Proteins encoded here:
- a CDS encoding ABC transporter C-terminal domain-containing protein — protein: STTERDRSQLRQARRDVESAEQRVARAEARVAELTTAMEDPALYTQPDGVARAAELGRQLEAARATLDEALAEWTRAEERVEALVAASA